In Iodobacter fluviatilis, one DNA window encodes the following:
- a CDS encoding FUSC family protein, which yields MKLPSFVEISFSLKSFAAAMLALYIAFSMDLPRPFWAMLTAYIVAHPFSGAVRSKAIYRVIGTVLGSVVTLLLVPNLVNAPELLLLALALWISLCIYLSLLDRTPRSYIFLLAGYTCALIGFPSVSMPGAIFDVALARVEEITLGIVCATLIHSLILPVPVGPNLLARIDEARDKARIWILDVLKSAKDSDADRRKMAGTISELRLLATHLPFDTSRLRWAAGLVNGLCDQLALALPLLYAIEDRKLALGELPPEWQAMLNRIAAWLEAGTDAAQAGVLCAEISAITPKANEQSTWQDVLLINLATRLTALIQCCTHAAEIRRAMNQSSSVISPDIEKILIKTSMDKLHQDRAVAFRSALTAFLAITLSGAFWIASAWPSGMMAPVMAAVACSLFAALDNPAPAIKVTFILSVVTIPLSAFYLLVVLPATHSFGMLAMLMFPMFFILGIFMMRPASAFPALMTTLVLASTLALQDTAMADLNTFLNNKFGELAGVASALVATGLIRSLSGEWIIDRLLRAGWQDLAKLGKAAEPDKAFAARMIDRLGLLAPRLATLADPSPAASVLNDLRIGHEMTILIQHQEQLPLYIQPLLAQLSAYFAQRARQAIPPASLLSQLDNTLRGAIQESGSSAQLALIAALTGIRRDLFPDTAADLSHQPIADLSQQAIALPNHQDEKP from the coding sequence GTGAAGCTCCCTTCTTTTGTTGAAATATCCTTCTCGCTCAAAAGCTTTGCTGCCGCCATGCTGGCGCTGTATATCGCCTTCAGCATGGATTTACCCCGGCCATTCTGGGCCATGCTCACGGCTTATATTGTGGCCCACCCTTTCTCAGGGGCGGTGCGCTCCAAAGCAATTTATCGGGTGATTGGCACCGTGCTGGGATCGGTCGTGACCCTGCTGCTGGTACCCAATTTAGTGAATGCGCCCGAATTACTGCTGCTGGCTTTGGCGCTATGGATCAGCCTTTGCATCTATTTATCTTTGCTGGACCGTACCCCCCGCAGCTATATTTTTTTGCTGGCGGGCTATACCTGCGCCCTGATTGGGTTTCCCAGCGTCAGCATGCCGGGCGCTATTTTTGATGTGGCGCTCGCCCGCGTTGAAGAAATCACCTTGGGTATTGTTTGCGCCACGCTGATTCACAGCCTGATATTACCGGTGCCTGTCGGCCCTAATCTGCTAGCGCGGATTGATGAAGCACGGGACAAAGCCAGAATATGGATACTGGATGTTTTAAAAAGCGCAAAAGACAGCGATGCAGACCGGCGTAAAATGGCCGGTACCATTTCTGAGCTGCGTCTTTTAGCCACCCATCTGCCCTTTGATACCTCACGCCTACGCTGGGCAGCCGGGCTAGTAAATGGATTATGCGATCAGCTTGCCCTTGCACTGCCGCTGCTCTACGCCATTGAAGACCGCAAGCTGGCCCTGGGCGAGTTGCCGCCAGAATGGCAGGCAATGCTTAATCGCATCGCTGCCTGGCTTGAAGCGGGCACGGATGCCGCGCAGGCCGGTGTGCTCTGTGCAGAAATATCCGCGATCACCCCCAAGGCTAACGAACAAAGCACTTGGCAGGATGTGCTGCTGATCAATCTGGCCACCCGGCTGACGGCACTGATTCAGTGCTGCACCCATGCCGCTGAGATTCGCCGAGCCATGAATCAGTCGTCTTCGGTGATCAGCCCTGATATCGAAAAAATCCTGATCAAAACCAGTATGGATAAACTGCACCAGGACCGGGCCGTGGCATTTAGATCGGCTCTGACGGCGTTTTTGGCCATTACCCTGAGCGGCGCTTTCTGGATTGCATCGGCCTGGCCATCGGGCATGATGGCGCCGGTGATGGCGGCGGTAGCCTGCTCGCTTTTTGCCGCGCTGGATAACCCCGCCCCAGCGATTAAAGTCACCTTTATTTTGTCGGTAGTGACCATTCCGCTTTCGGCTTTTTATCTGCTGGTGGTTTTACCCGCCACCCATAGCTTCGGCATGCTGGCGATGCTGATGTTTCCTATGTTTTTTATTTTAGGCATTTTTATGATGCGGCCAGCCAGCGCTTTTCCTGCGCTGATGACCACGCTGGTGCTGGCCAGCACACTGGCTTTGCAAGATACCGCCATGGCCGATCTGAATACATTTTTAAACAATAAATTTGGCGAATTAGCCGGTGTCGCGAGCGCACTGGTGGCAACCGGGCTGATTCGGTCTTTATCCGGAGAATGGATCATCGACCGGCTGCTGCGTGCCGGCTGGCAGGATTTAGCCAAGTTAGGCAAAGCAGCCGAGCCGGATAAAGCCTTTGCCGCCCGGATGATAGACAGGCTGGGCCTGCTTGCACCGCGCTTAGCCACCTTAGCCGACCCTAGCCCTGCTGCCAGCGTACTCAATGATTTACGCATCGGGCATGAAATGACCATTCTGATTCAGCACCAGGAGCAGCTACCCCTCTATATTCAGCCCCTCCTTGCCCAGCTGTCCGCCTACTTTGCGCAGCGCGCCCGGCAAGCCATCCCACCTGCCAGCCTGCTCAGCCAGCTGGACAACACTTTACGCGGTGCCATTCAGGAAAGCGGCTCGTCGGCGCAGCTTGCCCTGATTGCTGCATTAACAGGCATTCGCCGCGACTTATTCCCTGATACCGCCGCTGATTTATCTCATCAACCCATCGCAGACTTATCGCAACAAGCCATAGCCCTGCCCAATCATCAGGACGAAAAACCATGA
- a CDS encoding MarR family winged helix-turn-helix transcriptional regulator, whose amino-acid sequence MGPIKEQLSISLPHEITLLSRLYRSAVDQCAHRCDLSVASTLPLLLIGRNPGIRHGVLAEMVGIEAASLIRVIDRLAGDELVVRTEDQQDRRAKILCLTEAGKVQAGKIEFLLAGLRERVFGGLTVEDLEACNRVFSHIRLTLEQYISEQP is encoded by the coding sequence ATGGGCCCAATCAAAGAGCAACTAAGCATCTCGCTCCCCCACGAGATTACCCTGCTGTCGCGCCTGTACCGCAGCGCTGTGGATCAGTGTGCTCATCGCTGCGATTTGAGTGTAGCGAGCACCTTGCCTTTGCTGCTGATCGGCCGCAACCCTGGCATCCGCCACGGTGTATTAGCCGAAATGGTCGGCATCGAAGCCGCTTCTTTAATCAGGGTGATTGATCGCTTGGCCGGTGACGAGCTGGTGGTGCGCACAGAAGACCAGCAAGACCGCCGCGCTAAAATCCTTTGTCTGACAGAAGCAGGCAAAGTTCAGGCAGGCAAAATTGAATTCTTGCTGGCAGGCTTAAGAGAGCGCGTGTTTGGCGGGCTAACGGTGGAAGATCTTGAAGCCTGCAACCGGGTTTTCAGCCATATCCGCCTGACTCTGGAACAATATATAAGCGAGCAGCCGTGA
- a CDS encoding M16 family metallopeptidase, whose translation MKPSRLTFLSLALALAFLPAISTAATKPPMSSSATSGIKLIRTVEGMNEYELSNGLKVLLVPDASKPITTVNITYRVGSKHENYGETGMAHLLEHLMFKGSKAHPRLWEEMSQRGVQFNGTTWLDRTNYYETFAAKPETLEWALSMEADRMVNSRISGDDLKTEFSVVRNEMEKNENSASRILIQRILSAAYQWHNYGKDTIGARTDVENVSIPRLQDFWRKYYQPDNAVLVVAGSFDTAQTLKLIEKKFGVIPRPKRILESTYTLDPVQDGERSVVVRRVGESQFVGAAYHTVPAAHPDYAAFEALSIILGDTPNGRLYKSLVESKLGTGVFAWSANLEEPGFILFAVELRSEQNSIVSVEKNDQSIVVAKKVLINTIEDLAANPISDEELARAKAKIDSDMNKVFNSPEQLGVALSDHIGNGDWRLLFLLRDRVKALSKADVQRVAQTWLKASNRTTGEFIPEADPKRAPKPAKVDIAEQLKQFKPGVAVAAGESFDASPKNIDQRTHSGQFANGMKYAFLPKSTRGNTVSASLSFNMGNEKNLQGKAIIASLTADMLDRGTKKLTSKQFSEQLNNLQAKLQIGGDVNRVSVYLETIKGNLPKVLDLVNDALREPAFDEAEFSLLINQELAQLEASRKEPQAIAGDILKSKLNTWPAGDPRAYIPIEQRIEQTNAVKLSDLKSFWDTFYGANHAEVAIVGDFDEAAIQSQLAKQYGSWNVKQNYARLARPFQANKALDIKQQTPDKANAFFIGRIALPVGDQHADYPALAFANYLLGGSMNSRIMERIRQKDGISYGGGSNVQVSSQDESGSFLTYAIYAPENRAKLEAGIREEIERVRKEGFSDTEIKLGKESFVQQMQLSRTQDGSLAGALANNLYLGRTMQFSADFEARLKALSPEQIKAVVVKYIDPARLSVVYAGDFDKK comes from the coding sequence ATGAAGCCTTCCCGCCTGACATTTTTAAGCTTAGCGCTTGCCCTTGCATTTCTGCCCGCCATCAGCACTGCGGCTACAAAACCGCCAATGAGCAGCAGTGCCACTTCAGGAATCAAACTCATCCGTACCGTTGAGGGGATGAATGAATATGAATTGAGTAATGGTTTAAAAGTCTTGTTGGTGCCGGATGCCAGCAAACCCATTACCACGGTCAATATCACTTACCGTGTGGGCTCTAAGCATGAAAATTACGGCGAAACAGGGATGGCCCACCTTTTAGAGCATTTGATGTTTAAAGGCAGTAAGGCACATCCAAGGCTGTGGGAAGAAATGAGCCAGCGCGGCGTGCAATTTAACGGCACCACATGGCTGGATCGCACCAATTATTACGAGACTTTTGCGGCTAAGCCAGAAACGCTGGAATGGGCTCTATCCATGGAAGCCGATCGCATGGTGAATTCGCGTATCTCGGGTGACGATTTAAAAACGGAGTTTTCTGTTGTCCGTAATGAAATGGAAAAAAACGAAAACTCGGCCTCGCGGATTTTAATTCAGCGAATTTTATCTGCAGCCTATCAATGGCATAACTATGGCAAAGACACGATTGGGGCGCGTACCGACGTAGAAAACGTCAGTATTCCGCGCCTGCAGGATTTCTGGCGCAAATACTATCAGCCGGATAATGCGGTACTGGTGGTGGCGGGCTCGTTTGATACCGCACAAACGCTGAAACTCATTGAAAAGAAATTCGGCGTGATTCCCCGGCCAAAGCGCATTCTTGAAAGCACTTATACCTTAGACCCTGTGCAGGATGGTGAGCGCAGTGTGGTGGTACGCCGGGTGGGTGAGAGCCAGTTTGTGGGGGCGGCCTACCATACCGTACCTGCCGCACATCCTGATTATGCTGCTTTTGAAGCGCTTTCAATTATTTTGGGCGATACGCCCAATGGCCGCCTTTATAAATCATTGGTAGAAAGTAAATTAGGCACGGGTGTGTTTGCATGGTCGGCTAATTTAGAAGAGCCTGGCTTTATTTTATTTGCGGTTGAATTACGCAGTGAGCAAAATTCAATTGTGTCGGTTGAAAAAAACGACCAAAGCATTGTTGTTGCTAAAAAAGTATTGATTAATACAATTGAGGATTTAGCAGCTAACCCAATCAGTGATGAAGAGCTGGCAAGGGCCAAAGCCAAAATAGACAGTGATATGAACAAAGTATTTAACAGCCCAGAGCAATTGGGCGTGGCTTTGTCCGATCATATTGGTAATGGCGACTGGCGCTTATTATTTTTATTAAGAGACAGGGTTAAAGCACTCAGCAAAGCCGATGTACAGCGCGTGGCGCAAACTTGGCTAAAAGCCAGCAATCGCACGACTGGTGAATTTATTCCCGAAGCGGATCCAAAGCGCGCACCTAAGCCTGCCAAGGTTGATATTGCCGAACAACTGAAGCAATTTAAACCTGGTGTGGCCGTGGCCGCAGGCGAAAGCTTTGATGCCTCACCTAAAAATATTGATCAGCGCACACACAGCGGCCAGTTTGCCAATGGCATGAAATACGCATTCCTGCCTAAATCTACCCGTGGCAATACGGTTTCGGCCAGTTTGTCATTTAATATGGGTAATGAAAAAAACCTGCAGGGTAAAGCGATTATTGCCAGCTTAACTGCGGATATGCTTGATCGTGGTACTAAAAAACTGACGAGCAAGCAGTTTTCTGAGCAATTAAATAATCTGCAAGCCAAATTGCAAATTGGCGGAGATGTGAATCGTGTGTCGGTTTACCTAGAAACCATAAAGGGCAATTTGCCAAAAGTATTGGATTTAGTAAACGATGCTTTACGTGAGCCCGCATTTGATGAAGCAGAGTTCTCTTTGCTCATTAATCAGGAATTAGCTCAACTAGAAGCATCACGTAAAGAGCCGCAAGCGATTGCGGGGGATATACTTAAAAGCAAACTCAATACATGGCCAGCAGGTGATCCGCGCGCTTATATCCCGATTGAGCAAAGAATTGAGCAGACAAATGCAGTTAAGTTGAGTGACCTTAAATCTTTCTGGGATACCTTCTATGGGGCAAATCACGCCGAAGTTGCCATCGTCGGCGATTTTGACGAGGCTGCCATTCAATCCCAGCTGGCCAAGCAATATGGCAGCTGGAATGTCAAACAGAATTACGCCCGCTTAGCACGCCCATTCCAAGCCAATAAAGCGCTGGATATCAAGCAACAAACACCAGATAAAGCCAATGCCTTTTTTATTGGCCGTATTGCCTTGCCTGTGGGCGATCAGCATGCCGATTACCCCGCGCTGGCCTTTGCTAATTATCTTTTAGGCGGCAGTATGAATTCCAGAATTATGGAGCGCATTCGCCAGAAAGACGGGATCAGCTATGGTGGTGGCTCAAATGTGCAGGTATCCAGCCAAGATGAATCGGGTAGTTTCTTAACTTATGCCATTTATGCGCCAGAAAACCGCGCCAAACTGGAAGCGGGGATTCGTGAAGAAATAGAACGGGTACGCAAAGAGGGCTTTAGCGATACAGAAATTAAATTGGGTAAAGAAAGCTTTGTGCAGCAAATGCAATTGTCTCGCACGCAGGACGGCAGTTTAGCGGGCGCTTTGGCCAATAATTTATATTTGGGCAGAACCATGCAATTTAGCGCTGATTTTGAAGCAAGGCTAAAAGCGCTCAGCCCGGAGCAAATTAAAGCGGTGGTGGTGAAATATATCGATCCGGCCCGGCTGTCAGTGGTTTATGCGGGGGATTTTGATAAGAAATAG